The following DNA comes from Triticum aestivum cultivar Chinese Spring chromosome 3D, IWGSC CS RefSeq v2.1, whole genome shotgun sequence.
ATGGCCGTTATGTCCTTGCAGCAAGCTCACATGAGAGAAAGGATGGAAATACTATTGGAGCAAGTAAGAACAGTGATGAAGGAGGCAAATGAAATCCCCAAAATACTAGAGCTTGTAATCACGATTGAGAGACTTGGTTTGGGCTACCATTATGAGAATGAGATTGCACAACTACTAGATGTTGTTTTGAACTCTGATTATGATGATAATAATCTACACTTGGTTTCCCTTCGATTTCATCTTCTACGAAAAAATAGATATGATGTTTCATCTGGTAAGACCTTATAGATTGATGCAACCTATATAGCAATTGTTTATCTTTTACTAATGAAATGGAAATTGTCGGTATCCATTCCCAATCAAATTTGCAGATGTATTCCATAAATTTGAAGACAAACAAGGAGGTTTTGTTCAGTCAGATACAAATAGTTTGTTGAGCTTATATAATGCAGCACATCTGAGTATCAAGGGGGAGGATGTATTTGACATGGCAGTCTCTTTCACGAGAAGACACCTCCTCGGGGCATTAGAAAATTTGGAATCACCATTTGCAGGGGAAGTTTCCTCTTCCCTTCTTACACCTCCTTTTAGAAGGGTTGGGATATTAGAAGCAAGAAACTACCTACCGTGTTACACAAACAAGGCTACACGAAATGAAGCCATATTGGAGCTTGGCAAATTGAATTTCAATATTCTGCAACTTCATTTTTGTGAGGAGTTGAAAGACGTCACAATGTAAGTTTTATTATTAATTCATTTTGAAATTAATCTAGGTTGCTCTTCATTTTTCTAATAAAAAACTTCACTGGCTTATTTTTATGCACATGCAAGGTGGTGGAATAAGATCAAAATGAAGTCAAGGTTGAGTTTCGTAAGAGACAGAATTGTAGAAACTTATTTTTGGATAAATGGGACTAGCTACAACCTTGAATATTCTTATTCCCGAATCATAGCTACAAAGGTCACCGCTTTCATGACTATAATAGATGACATATTTGACACATATAGCAGCACTGAAGACAGCATGCAACTTGCGGAAGCAATTAATAGGTCAAATCCTCCTTCCCTTCCCGAGTTGATTTTGTAATAGTTGTAATATATAATGGTTTTATAATAATTCCAATACATGAAAATTGACTTGTTTTCTATCAAAGAACAAAGTGGCAAATATTACTAACGATTTATACATTGGAATTAAGCATGAAGCCACAAATATTAGTAACGATTTATACAAACTAAAAAGGAACAAAGTGAAGTGTTGCATTAAGAGGAATTCATTGCATTAATTGTTTCTATGCTCATGATGTCCATGATTCTTTTGGGCGGTGTATTAGCAATGTTAATACATTTGATGTGCCTTATATGTATCACAACAATGGTTTCACTTCACAAAAGAAGTACTAATAAATGTACTAGGATGTAAAGTATGTAATAAATGTTGTAGATCACACACTAATTACACTATAGCATAGATACTATACAAAACTATAAATAAGTCTATAATGGAAAGCATACATAAAAATGTATGTCTTTAAATTATTATGTTCTAGTATGGGAAACGGTTTATCAATAtatgtggtaatattagagtgaaAGTTAGGACTACGTCATGGATCTACTGTGTCATATGTGAAAGTACCATTATGGATTATGGAAGTAACCATATTAAAATTTTGTAGAAACACAAATTGATTGGAATCTGAAGTTTCAAAAAACATAATTGCAGCTTAAATATTTCTCTACTATAAGCATTATGTTCTGACATGGTTAAACGCAGGTGGGACGAAGATGCAGTAAATGTGCTTCCAGAATACATGAAGGATATCTACTTATATTTGTTGGAAACATTTCATTCTTTTGAGGACCATTTAGGACCTGAGAATAGCTACCGTGTGGTTTATCTAAAAGAAGCGGTAAGTATTACTCTATTTTATTTTTTCATACAAAGTTGGTCGTGTAGAAATCACACCTAGTTTATTTTGATGTATATTCCTTTTTAAATATCTCCCAGTTGAGCCTCTTCAAGACAGAATAACATCGCTCTAGCTAACTACATAAATGTTATAAAAAATAGTAGTATACTTTAAGTAAAGAACTTAGAAATAGATTAAACTATTTGCATGTCTACATGAGAATATAATTATTATTTTCCTTGAATAGTGGTTTTACAATGTGTAGGACTACGTTGGACGAGTGAGTATATTGTAATGCCTCTTGTTTCTTAGCATTAGGGGTGGTTATAAATAGTCTTCAGTTAAAAGCTAACCACACAATTATATTTGAAAAGTATGCACCTTGGGTGAGAGTGCCGGAGATAAAAAAACTCCAACGGGCACTTAAGCATACATGGCAATCTCATAAAGTCCCTCACCACTAAACTACTTAGAGCCACCAAACTTGAGCCAATACTAATAGAAGGTATGAAAAAAGTAGCATACATGCTGAAATTCTGGCCCGTACACTTTGGACAGTCGAGAGGAAAGTCCTAGCTAGACAATTTGGAGTTTAAAATAAATACTATGGAAAATATTAAGAGAGAGTTGTTTCCACTAAAGTATTTGACTCGGAGCTTCTAGTAAATTTTAAGCTTCCATTCTAGATTTTAATATGGTTAAGTAGTGGCATCCCACTCCATAAGGTAATCTTATGAGGCTTTGTACAACGCAGTTTAAGCGTTAGCACGTAAGCTTTCTCCTGCTATATGATGCACCTGTTTTGGTACGATTTTCCTATAATCAATATAATTACTCAAATCAGTCAAGAAACTTTGTAATGGGATTTTATAATCAACAACTCTTGTTGTCTTCTTCTCCAATTCATTTGGCAATTGTCAGTTGGTGTTTAACATGACCGTGTGCTTGGAGCACATATTTGTTAGTCATTAATCCCTGAACCATTGTCATCAGTCCTCAATGTCAATTTAGGGACCTACATGCACTTCAATTTAGGTCATGAGTTGAACCTAGCTAGTTTGTAGTACGCATGTTTTTATTTCTTCGAAATGGAATCAAGGGAGGTCCTCCAATTGAAAATAGACCGGACACATCTTTTTGAACATGTTATGAATGACATTGTCGGTGACTCAACTACATGCGACTCGTTTGTAGATATTTTGTAGTAGTCACTATATCATTTTCACCATATGTTCTTTGCAGAAGAAAAATCATCATATGTTGTTTTACAAATTGTATGTATGATTTAATCAACAATgcttaaaatatatatatattgcaaTTTGTTATTTTAACATGTAGATGTTGAACTTTCCATGAAAAGCCTTATTCTCTGGTAATGTTTTCTTATTTCTCTTCCCCAAAATGTAATCAATGGAATTTCAATTCTACAATAATTACACTTTATTGACTCATAATTGTCACATCAAGGCGATACAAGAAACACGAATTCACATTCGGCTTCTGCATGACTAGGATACACACGGCCAgaacaaccacacacacacacacactaaaagAGAATGCACGCAAAATGCTTGCAAAATCAAGTTATAAAGAACCAAGGAAATGCCGATGGCGAGATGGCAGGGGCGCCGCTCCATAGACTATGCCGCCAACCATATAGAAACACAATCGATATTTTAACCTTGAATGTCTTCATTTAAACCAATTTTAATGTATTGGCACTTTAGCAATATTACAACATTTTGAGTGATTTTTTTGTGGGGTGAGTGATTATTTTTTATCAAATGCAGTTCAAGAAATTGGTTCAAGCATACAGTGATGAACTAAAATGGCGTGATGAAAATTATGTACCAAAAACACTTAATGAACACCTTCAAGTTTCATCGGTAAGTATTGGAACCTCTGTGGTAGCATGTGCTATATTTGTTGGCATGGATGACACAACAGTGGAAACTCTCAATTGGGTGTCGAGCGACCAGAAACTTCTGAAGTCTTTTGCTATATATACACGTTTCACGAATGACATGGCATCAGCAAAGGTATTTATATATACTTGGAGATGTGATCACCTTCCGATGATTAGTTTGCATGCATGCATCTTCGCAAAGTGACGAAGTAATCTGAACATATATAAGTGTAAACATGTATTTTTAAAATAGATAGCTATACATAATGAATATTGATTATACTCACGAAGGCACATATTGTGTTATTTTGTATGCTTACATCATGATAACTGCATGTTTCTATTGTATACCTAGCCTATGCGAACTTGAACATACAAGTTTAATTTTAAAGTTTTAGGTTATAGTCATTTACATCCTCTCGTAACTCATGCATGCTTTGAAGTGAAGCTGGATTAATCATGGCCCGACCCGGGTAAGGGCGATGATTGTAGGACGTACACAGGTTGAATAGGGGCGCATAACATGTACATCATGTGTAGTATAATATCTAGCATACTGAAATACAACATACAAGTCTAGTTCAAAGTGTCGTTGGCCTATGTACCTTGATTAATTAATGGTAGCGATAAAAGCACTAAAGGAACATGAGGAGAGACTGGGCGGAAGCAACAAATAATGTCTTTTAAATTTCATCTAGGGGCCTTCCGAACAATAAGGCCATCCCCGAGATTAACCAAATGAATGTACCAAAATTAGTAACTGATATTTTGTACCATATACATTCTTGTAGCGTGAGCAAGCAGGGGGGCACTGTGCCTCTACTATCCAATCGTACATGAAGGAGCATGGGACGACAAATGATGATGCATGTGAAAAGATAAA
Coding sequences within:
- the LOC123074030 gene encoding 7-epi-sesquithujene synthase-like, with the translated sequence MDFYSSLLNQQAHMRERMEILLEQVRTVMKEANEIPKILELVITIERLGLGYHYENEIAQLLDVVLNSDYDDNNLHLVSLRFHLLRKNRYDVSSDVFHKFEDKQGGFVQSDTNSLLSLYNAAHLSIKGEDVFDMAVSFTRRHLLGALENLESPFAGEVSSSLLTPPFRRVGILEARNYLPCYTNKATRNEAILELGKLNFNILQLHFCEELKDVTMWDEDAVNVLPEYMKDIYLYLLETFHSFEDHLGPENSYRVVYLKEAFKKLVQAYSDELKWRDENYVPKTLNEHLQVSSREQAGGHCASTIQSYMKEHGTTNDDACEKIKELIENSWKDMLHHYLALTDQPMVVPQMILNLSRTVDNMYKHTDAYTNSEILKDTIRMLFAEPVE